Proteins from one Oncorhynchus masou masou isolate Uvic2021 chromosome 12, UVic_Omas_1.1, whole genome shotgun sequence genomic window:
- the LOC135549011 gene encoding cartilage-associated protein-like, which produces MPSRDTVEAFEKRQPYKYPQFAYFKVSLSFHPSISGECLSTPPSQVSLSFYPSISDTHTHTLERKVRCKAERTPVVGGFIVEKFVASMYHYLQFTHYKLNDLRNAVPCVASCMLFDPSDEVMKNNVVYNQYHRDKYELGDEDFLPRSDAVRFFNQTTMQLQMLEFSRQRLASDEHDICPQECLGS; this is translated from the exons ATGCCCAGCCGGGACACCGTGGAAGCGTTCGAGAAACGACAACCCTATAAATACCCGCAGTTCGCCTACTTCAAA GTGAGTCTGTctttccacccctccatctcag gTGAGTGTctttccacccctccatctcag gtgagtctgtctttctacccctccatctcag acacacacacacacacgttggagAGGAAAGTGAGGTGTAAGGCAGAACGGACTCCTGTGGTTGGAGGATTCATCGTGGAGAAGTTTGTAGCGTCCATGTACCACTACCTACAGTTCACCCACTACAAAC TGAATGACCTGAGGAACGCAGTGCCGTGTGTAGCCAGCTGCATGTTGTTTGACCCCAGTGACGAGGTGATGAAGAACAACGTGGTTTATAACCAGTACCACAGAGACAAGTACGAACTCGGTGACGAAGACTTCCTACCTAGATCG GATGCGGTACGGTTCTTCAACCAGACCACCATGCAGCTACAGATGCTGGAGTTCTCCAGACAACGCCTAGCGagtgatgag CACGACATCTGTCCACAAGAGTGTCTTGGATCTTAG